One Gimesia aquarii DNA segment encodes these proteins:
- a CDS encoding alpha/beta hydrolase family protein encodes MSGSKQSIDQVEKLSRRTFLQSGGISLVSLSLFENLVLQELVAAPADQKIETLNRFPRMVQEYFVRRVREQEAKTIKRLDSLKTKADAEEYVQSVQKRIREAFGRNPERTPLNARITKTTERDTYRIENIIIESRPGFLVTANLYIPKGITKPVPGVVGTCGHSHNGKAETAYQSFAQGLARKGYVVLIYDPIGQGERIQYSGDDLKSTIGVGVREHLQGGNQQFLVGENLAMWRAWDGIRALDYLLTRKEVDPKQVGVTGNSGGGTMTTWLCGVEPRWTMAAPSCFVTTFRRNMENELPADTEQCPPKVLALELDHADFLAAQAPHPIRILSKERDYFDVRGAHEAYLRLKRLYKLLGKEENISFFIGPTYHGYSQENREAMYQWFNQATGASNESKEPKLIIEKDETLWCTPKGSVANVGSKPMHVFTAERSQELAKQRKPKSGAALKSVVAEALRLKHIDGVPDYRILRNRGGKNYPLKYSISYAVETEPGIQAVVYRVSDERLYSRPPQNTGKLATLYVAHISSDAELREEPLLKKASKEKESILYTCDVRGIGESLPDTTNANSFFTPYGSDYFYAAHAVMLDEPYIGQKTFDVLRVLEWLKANGHTEIHLIGRGWGALPATFAALFSPQVKQVTLKNALTSFSDIAETEHYHWPLSTLIPNVLTTFDMPDCYAELKVSKEFTQIAPWGAIGTDS; translated from the coding sequence ATGTCGGGCTCAAAACAGTCGATTGACCAGGTAGAAAAACTCTCACGACGCACTTTTTTACAGAGCGGAGGGATTAGTCTGGTTAGTTTAAGTCTATTTGAAAACTTAGTATTACAGGAATTAGTAGCTGCCCCAGCTGATCAAAAAATCGAAACGTTGAACCGCTTTCCAAGAATGGTCCAGGAGTACTTTGTTCGCCGCGTCAGAGAACAAGAAGCGAAAACGATCAAACGATTGGATTCTTTGAAAACCAAAGCCGATGCAGAAGAATATGTACAGTCCGTACAAAAACGAATTCGCGAAGCATTTGGCCGGAATCCTGAGCGTACTCCCTTAAATGCCCGCATTACCAAAACAACGGAACGCGACACTTATCGTATTGAAAACATCATCATCGAAAGTCGCCCCGGCTTTCTGGTCACAGCCAATCTCTATATTCCCAAGGGGATCACTAAACCAGTCCCGGGTGTTGTAGGAACTTGTGGTCATTCACACAATGGAAAAGCCGAAACTGCCTATCAGTCGTTTGCACAAGGGCTGGCCAGAAAAGGGTACGTCGTGCTAATCTATGATCCCATTGGACAAGGAGAACGGATTCAATATAGTGGGGACGACCTGAAATCGACCATCGGCGTTGGGGTTCGCGAACATCTACAAGGTGGCAATCAACAATTTCTAGTTGGGGAAAACCTTGCGATGTGGCGCGCCTGGGATGGCATTCGTGCATTGGATTATCTATTAACGCGTAAAGAGGTCGACCCAAAACAAGTGGGAGTCACCGGTAATTCTGGTGGGGGAACAATGACCACCTGGTTGTGTGGGGTGGAGCCACGATGGACAATGGCAGCTCCCAGTTGTTTCGTCACAACGTTTCGACGAAACATGGAAAATGAGCTTCCCGCGGATACAGAACAATGTCCGCCGAAAGTGTTAGCATTAGAACTTGACCACGCCGACTTTCTAGCAGCGCAGGCCCCTCACCCCATACGCATCTTAAGTAAGGAGCGGGATTATTTCGATGTTCGTGGTGCTCACGAAGCCTATTTACGACTCAAGCGACTTTACAAGCTGCTTGGCAAAGAAGAAAACATCTCGTTTTTCATCGGCCCGACTTATCATGGGTATTCGCAGGAGAACCGTGAAGCGATGTATCAGTGGTTTAATCAAGCCACGGGAGCTTCTAATGAATCAAAAGAACCAAAACTGATAATCGAGAAAGATGAGACTCTGTGGTGTACTCCCAAAGGCTCTGTTGCCAATGTTGGTTCCAAACCAATGCATGTCTTTACTGCAGAGCGATCTCAGGAACTGGCAAAGCAGCGTAAACCAAAATCCGGCGCGGCACTGAAATCGGTTGTTGCTGAGGCATTAAGATTGAAGCACATAGACGGCGTTCCCGACTACCGGATATTACGAAACCGTGGAGGAAAGAATTACCCTTTGAAATATTCAATCAGCTATGCTGTTGAGACGGAACCAGGAATTCAAGCTGTGGTGTACCGAGTTTCTGATGAACGACTTTATTCACGACCTCCACAAAACACAGGAAAATTGGCAACATTATATGTCGCGCATATTTCGTCCGATGCCGAGTTACGAGAAGAGCCACTCTTGAAAAAGGCCAGCAAAGAGAAAGAGTCCATACTCTATACATGTGATGTAAGGGGTATCGGAGAATCTCTGCCTGACACAACAAATGCGAATTCTTTTTTTACTCCATACGGCAGTGATTATTTCTATGCCGCCCATGCAGTGATGTTGGATGAACCATACATCGGTCAAAAAACATTTGACGTCCTTCGCGTGCTTGAATGGTTGAAAGCAAATGGACATACCGAAATTCATCTGATTGGCCGAGGCTGGGGAGCGTTACCAGCAACCTTTGCTGCTTTATTCTCACCACAAGTGAAACAGGTAACGCTTAAGAACGCATTAACATCCTTCAGTGACATTGCAGAAACGGAACACTATCACTGGCCTTTATCCACACTGATCCCCAATGTATTAACAACCTTTGATATGCCAGACTGCTACGCCGAACTAAAGGTTTCCAAAGAGTTTACGCAAATTGCCCCTTGGGGAGCAATCGGTACTGACAGTTAA
- a CDS encoding AAA family ATPase, which produces MEVRSQQQTESLVKTLHDNISRVLIGKPEVVQLAIVTLLAEGHILIEDAPGVGKTSLAKAIAKSLDCNYTRVQFTPDMLPSDILGSNVFLPNLGEFEFRKGPIFSNILLADEINRTPPRTQSALLEAMNEGQVSVEGQTIQLQPPFFVLATQNPFEFEGTYPLPENQLDRFMMCIDIGYPERSIERDVLIQHRSGEPVDTLEPVLTVKQLREMQQAVLNVRVDDSLTDYILEIVEITRNHPELTLGVSTRGAITFSQAAQSKAFTEGRDYVTPDDIKQLAVPVLAHRVITKSLVRESQRERATEIIRQILQQATVPG; this is translated from the coding sequence ATGGAAGTTCGTTCCCAGCAACAAACAGAAAGTCTGGTCAAAACACTTCATGACAATATTTCCCGTGTATTAATTGGCAAACCCGAGGTCGTACAACTTGCGATTGTCACATTATTAGCAGAAGGCCATATCTTGATCGAAGATGCCCCTGGTGTGGGTAAGACTTCTCTGGCAAAAGCAATTGCTAAAAGTTTGGATTGTAATTACACGCGCGTTCAATTTACTCCGGATATGCTCCCATCCGATATTTTGGGTTCAAATGTGTTTTTACCCAATCTGGGTGAATTTGAATTCCGAAAAGGACCAATTTTTTCGAATATTCTTCTGGCAGATGAAATAAATCGGACACCTCCCCGTACGCAGAGCGCTTTGTTAGAAGCGATGAATGAAGGACAAGTGAGTGTTGAAGGGCAAACCATCCAATTACAGCCTCCCTTTTTCGTCTTGGCGACACAAAATCCGTTCGAATTTGAAGGGACTTACCCTCTACCTGAAAATCAACTCGACCGCTTCATGATGTGTATCGATATTGGTTATCCCGAGCGTTCGATTGAACGCGATGTGTTGATTCAGCATCGTTCTGGTGAACCTGTCGATACATTAGAGCCGGTACTAACTGTCAAACAGTTAAGAGAAATGCAACAAGCTGTGCTCAATGTGCGTGTTGATGATTCTTTGACCGACTACATCCTCGAAATCGTAGAGATTACTCGCAATCATCCGGAGCTCACATTAGGAGTCAGTACACGCGGAGCCATTACATTTTCACAAGCAGCCCAGAGTAAGGCGTTTACCGAAGGACGTGACTATGTGACACCGGATGACATCAAGCAATTGGCTGTTCCGGTGCTCGCTCATCGGGTCATTACCAAGTCTCTCGTACGAGAAAGCCAACGTGAACGTGCCACGGAAATTATTCGACAAATTCTACAACAGGCTACGGTTCCGGGATAA
- a CDS encoding DUF255 domain-containing protein yields the protein MDLKKNSNWWFALLLTAFFISSSWNHQMLSADDGSGKISKQKSSVSADKHKETPTFTNRLAKETSPYLLLHKHNPVDWYPWGTEAFEKAKKENKIIFLSVGYSSCYWCHVMERLVFENPQIAEYMNKYFVNIKVDREERPDIDDIYMTSLSVYFHLIGAPSNGGWPLSMFLTPDREPFAGGTYFPPTDQGGQMSFPRVLQRVHQLWSEDKKQVSQSATIIAREVARLQKEQAATETIAIESKLVTAGVRSINASYDAEFGGIDFSEVSPNSPKFPTSSKLALLQYDIQSPSKDSTSAESAKVLNYTLDAMANGGIYDHLGGGFHRYSTDRYWHVPHFEKMLYDNGQLASLYANAFEQTGNIQYKNVTEGIVDFVLRELTDTQGGFYSALDAETDGVEGKHYAWSQAELKSALGDDYDLFAEFYGLNEPARFEHGYVLHRVTSLEELAPKKDMTPEALEGKLATLRQKLHTIRSKRKPLLIDDKILTSWNGLMIEGMATAGRILKRPDYTAAAEKAAQFILEHMRDDKGHLYRSYRTGQARLNAYLDDYAFLVKGLLALHQATGKQQWLDQARELTDLQIELFWDQKEHGFFFTTHDHEQLIARTKNAYDAAIPSGNSISTLNLIELSERTHQPKYREYANQTLQLFGKTIKRYPGRCAQLVQAVGEYIESPLTQNQSAISIPTGDFVSLEDSNVIADEQLAARNPGLELLMAAGLGQTKEKKKLVTAKAYLSVDRLPAGKTCQVAIVLAIEKGWHINTNPASPDFLVPTTFTIKSNQSVKLSDVKYPTGHAFRVTGFDEPLQVYEKQAIIRGTLEVPGNSAGKEETLELKIKYQACNDKTCIRPTTISLKGKFQIAKPGEQVRQINQKWFQPTATN from the coding sequence ATGGATTTGAAGAAAAACTCAAATTGGTGGTTTGCTTTGCTTCTCACCGCTTTTTTTATCAGTTCGAGTTGGAACCATCAAATGTTATCTGCCGACGACGGATCTGGAAAAATTTCGAAACAAAAATCATCAGTGTCTGCCGATAAGCATAAAGAGACGCCCACATTCACAAATCGACTGGCTAAAGAAACCAGTCCCTATCTACTACTTCATAAGCATAACCCGGTGGACTGGTATCCTTGGGGAACGGAAGCATTTGAAAAAGCGAAAAAAGAAAACAAAATTATTTTCCTCTCGGTTGGTTATAGCAGTTGCTATTGGTGCCACGTTATGGAACGACTGGTTTTTGAGAATCCTCAAATTGCCGAGTATATGAACAAGTATTTTGTGAATATCAAGGTGGATCGCGAAGAACGTCCTGATATCGACGACATTTACATGACTTCCTTAAGCGTTTACTTCCATCTGATCGGTGCGCCCTCCAATGGAGGCTGGCCGTTATCGATGTTTCTAACGCCCGATCGAGAACCGTTTGCTGGTGGAACTTATTTCCCTCCTACCGATCAGGGGGGACAAATGAGTTTTCCTCGTGTGCTCCAGCGTGTACATCAACTCTGGTCCGAGGATAAGAAACAAGTCAGCCAGAGTGCGACGATCATTGCCCGCGAAGTCGCCCGACTACAAAAAGAACAGGCAGCGACAGAAACTATTGCAATCGAAAGTAAATTAGTCACAGCTGGTGTTAGATCGATCAACGCCAGCTATGATGCCGAATTTGGTGGCATTGACTTCTCTGAAGTGAGCCCGAATTCCCCCAAATTTCCGACTTCGTCAAAGTTGGCTCTGTTACAGTACGATATCCAATCTCCTTCCAAAGACTCCACTTCTGCAGAGTCTGCCAAAGTTCTCAATTACACACTCGATGCGATGGCCAATGGTGGCATCTATGATCACCTCGGTGGTGGCTTTCACCGTTATAGTACGGACCGATATTGGCATGTCCCCCATTTTGAGAAAATGCTGTATGATAATGGGCAACTGGCCTCATTGTATGCGAATGCTTTTGAACAAACAGGAAACATTCAATACAAGAACGTCACCGAAGGCATCGTTGATTTTGTTTTGCGCGAGCTCACTGATACTCAAGGTGGTTTTTACTCTGCGCTCGATGCAGAAACCGATGGTGTTGAAGGAAAACATTATGCCTGGTCTCAAGCAGAACTCAAGTCAGCTTTAGGAGACGATTATGATCTGTTTGCTGAATTCTACGGGTTGAATGAACCTGCTCGTTTCGAACACGGTTATGTGTTGCATCGTGTCACTTCGTTGGAGGAACTCGCCCCAAAAAAGGACATGACTCCCGAAGCACTCGAAGGGAAATTGGCGACTCTGCGACAAAAGCTTCATACGATTCGTAGCAAAAGAAAACCGTTATTAATCGATGATAAAATCCTGACCAGCTGGAATGGATTAATGATTGAAGGCATGGCGACCGCGGGCCGAATTCTGAAACGTCCCGATTACACCGCGGCTGCCGAAAAAGCAGCGCAGTTTATTCTCGAACATATGCGAGATGACAAGGGGCACCTCTATCGTAGCTATCGTACGGGTCAAGCACGATTGAATGCCTATCTTGATGACTATGCTTTTCTGGTAAAAGGACTGCTTGCATTGCATCAGGCTACCGGCAAACAGCAATGGCTGGACCAGGCGCGTGAATTAACAGACCTGCAAATTGAGTTATTTTGGGATCAGAAAGAGCACGGTTTCTTTTTCACCACGCATGACCATGAGCAGCTAATCGCACGTACCAAAAACGCCTATGATGCAGCAATTCCATCTGGTAACAGTATCAGTACTTTGAATTTGATTGAATTGTCAGAGCGGACTCATCAACCAAAGTACCGCGAATACGCCAATCAAACACTACAATTGTTCGGCAAAACCATCAAACGATATCCCGGTCGCTGTGCCCAACTCGTGCAGGCCGTTGGGGAATATATTGAATCGCCTCTCACTCAAAATCAATCAGCGATTTCGATCCCGACTGGCGACTTCGTATCGCTAGAAGATTCTAATGTAATAGCCGATGAACAACTGGCTGCTAGGAATCCTGGCTTAGAGTTGCTAATGGCAGCTGGTTTGGGACAAACAAAGGAAAAGAAAAAACTGGTTACCGCTAAAGCTTATCTGTCGGTTGATAGGCTTCCAGCAGGTAAAACTTGCCAGGTTGCAATTGTGTTAGCGATTGAGAAAGGGTGGCATATTAACACAAACCCCGCCAGTCCCGATTTCCTGGTTCCCACAACCTTTACCATCAAATCAAACCAGAGTGTAAAATTATCCGATGTCAAATATCCAACCGGTCATGCATTCCGCGTAACGGGCTTTGATGAACCACTTCAGGTTTATGAGAAACAGGCTATTATTCGCGGCACGCTTGAAGTTCCAGGCAACTCTGCTGGTAAAGAGGAAACTCTGGAACTAAAGATCAAATACCAGGCTTGTAATGATAAAACCTGTATTCGTCCCACTACAATCAGCCTCAAAGGAAAATTTCAAATCGCCAAACCTGGAGAACAAGTTAGACAGATCAATCAGAAGTGGTTCCAACCTACTGCAACAAACTGA
- the pyk gene encoding pyruvate kinase, protein MTEKIQYEEQPLVKTKIIATVGPASDSRDMLRRLIIAGVDLFRLNFAHGTHDWLSGIVNNIHELSDEMGKPVGILGDLSGPKIRLGVLPGDEITCRHDMRFRFIRGIETNNPQELTCTYEPLIEDLRVGDPVLLTDGMVAMRVVEKPDDGQSVVCIVEREGIIRSKQGVNLPGVQLSTPSLTEKDIKDLAWAVEHSLDYVGLSFVRSADDITHLNEEIDKLEPENRPHIVAKIEKIEAVSDIEQILKLTDAVMVARGDLGVEVDIERVPIIQKRIIHLCNQYRVPVITATQMLDSMQFNTFPTRAEASDVANAVLDGSDAVMLSGETAVGVSPLSAVEMMSRIVREAARILSSSLHSEETTSNRRLHAREVTEAVTLGAGITAEKLDADLMVTCTHEGKTAMALSKQRRAVPTVALTDRRATARRITLYWGVTSLLTDVVDKSPQEILKYIANYGKKNGFLSQGSQIVLISGTDWSSLGHDMLLVHEVK, encoded by the coding sequence ATGACCGAAAAAATCCAATACGAAGAGCAGCCGTTGGTGAAAACGAAAATCATTGCCACAGTCGGGCCGGCCAGTGATTCACGTGATATGCTTCGCCGTTTAATCATTGCCGGTGTTGATTTATTTCGACTGAACTTTGCTCATGGCACACATGATTGGTTGTCAGGGATTGTCAATAACATTCATGAACTCTCTGACGAAATGGGAAAACCGGTTGGAATTTTAGGTGATTTATCAGGGCCGAAAATTCGTCTCGGAGTGTTACCGGGAGACGAAATCACTTGTCGGCATGACATGCGTTTTCGCTTCATTCGTGGCATTGAGACCAACAATCCACAAGAGTTGACATGCACTTACGAACCTTTGATCGAAGATTTGCGAGTCGGAGACCCCGTTTTGTTAACGGACGGCATGGTTGCTATGCGCGTGGTTGAAAAACCGGACGATGGACAGTCTGTTGTTTGTATCGTTGAGCGAGAAGGAATCATTCGTAGCAAACAAGGGGTAAATTTACCTGGGGTTCAACTTAGTACTCCTAGTCTGACGGAAAAAGATATTAAAGATCTTGCCTGGGCTGTTGAGCATAGTCTTGACTATGTTGGTCTCAGTTTTGTACGTTCCGCAGATGATATCACACATTTAAATGAGGAAATCGATAAGCTGGAACCTGAGAATCGTCCGCATATCGTTGCCAAAATCGAAAAGATTGAAGCGGTCAGTGATATCGAACAGATTCTCAAGCTGACTGATGCTGTTATGGTTGCGCGCGGCGATTTGGGAGTGGAAGTCGACATCGAGCGTGTTCCCATAATTCAGAAACGCATCATACATCTCTGTAATCAATACCGCGTGCCTGTGATCACTGCCACGCAGATGCTGGACAGCATGCAGTTTAATACCTTTCCTACTCGTGCTGAGGCCAGCGATGTGGCAAACGCTGTTCTGGATGGTAGTGATGCTGTTATGCTTTCGGGTGAGACAGCCGTGGGTGTCAGTCCGCTGTCTGCTGTGGAAATGATGAGTCGCATCGTTCGAGAAGCAGCCCGCATTCTTTCTTCCAGTTTGCATTCAGAAGAAACGACGAGCAATCGACGATTACATGCTCGCGAAGTGACAGAAGCTGTGACACTCGGCGCCGGTATCACAGCAGAAAAGCTAGATGCTGATTTGATGGTAACCTGCACGCATGAAGGCAAAACCGCGATGGCACTTTCCAAACAGCGACGGGCTGTGCCAACGGTCGCCTTGACTGATCGTCGGGCTACGGCGCGCCGCATTACCCTTTATTGGGGCGTGACATCTCTCTTGACGGATGTGGTCGATAAGTCGCCTCAAGAAATTCTAAAATATATTGCCAATTACGGCAAAAAAAATGGCTTCCTTTCACAGGGGAGCCAGATAGTATTGATTTCGGGAACGGACTGGTCTTCATTGGGGCACGATATGCTCTTGGTCCACGAAGTGAAATAA
- a CDS encoding PQQ-binding-like beta-propeller repeat protein gives MLQKLTLILTMLCFSLITQIGFSDDWPQWGGPQQDLVWRETGIVKTLPTSGLLPRVWSASLGEGYSGPAVAEVNSRWCVFVTDRIFKQRVSYERVQCLDAESGKQIWEYEYPVEYSVSYPAGPRSTPVIDSNRVYTLGAQGHLFCFDAQNGKVLWSKNFVEDYGTRLPIWGMVASPLIDGKQLIMLVGGKQNSLVVSFDKASGKELWRSLSDPTVGYAPPTIFEFGGKRELIVWHPTAVSALEPETGKLIWEVPYGVRSGLSIATPRKVGNRLFVASFYNGPRMIEVSDDGKNAKIVWSGNSDSEKNTDGLHPIMMTPVFNGAHIYGVCSYGQLRCLDASNGRRLWETEKATGKGRWWNAFIIPHEDRYFLHNEQGDLIIANLTPKGYEEISRAKLIEPTRRVQRRMTIWSHPAFALKSVFARNDKEIVRVDLSAK, from the coding sequence ATGCTGCAAAAACTGACTCTGATTTTAACAATGTTGTGTTTCAGTCTAATCACGCAAATTGGTTTCAGCGACGATTGGCCGCAATGGGGTGGTCCCCAACAAGATCTCGTCTGGCGGGAAACCGGGATCGTGAAAACTCTTCCCACGTCCGGCTTGCTCCCCCGTGTTTGGTCGGCTTCTCTCGGTGAAGGTTATTCCGGGCCTGCTGTTGCAGAAGTGAATTCCCGCTGGTGTGTATTTGTCACAGATCGCATATTTAAACAGCGTGTGAGTTATGAACGGGTCCAGTGCCTCGACGCGGAGTCCGGAAAGCAAATCTGGGAATATGAATATCCTGTCGAGTATTCTGTCAGTTATCCTGCTGGCCCACGATCTACACCGGTGATCGACTCTAATCGTGTCTATACACTCGGTGCACAAGGCCATTTATTCTGCTTTGACGCACAAAATGGCAAGGTGCTCTGGAGCAAAAACTTTGTTGAAGATTATGGTACCAGGCTCCCAATCTGGGGAATGGTAGCTTCACCACTGATTGATGGAAAACAGCTCATTATGCTCGTTGGTGGTAAACAGAATTCGCTTGTAGTCAGTTTTGATAAGGCAAGCGGTAAAGAACTCTGGCGTTCACTCAGTGATCCCACTGTCGGTTATGCACCACCGACCATCTTTGAGTTTGGTGGGAAACGAGAACTGATTGTCTGGCATCCAACGGCCGTTTCTGCGTTAGAACCGGAAACCGGTAAACTCATCTGGGAGGTTCCTTATGGTGTTCGCTCTGGACTCAGTATTGCAACTCCTCGGAAAGTAGGTAACCGCCTTTTTGTCGCCAGTTTTTATAATGGTCCCCGTATGATTGAAGTCTCTGATGATGGGAAGAACGCCAAGATTGTATGGTCAGGAAACAGTGACAGTGAAAAAAATACCGATGGTTTGCATCCCATCATGATGACTCCCGTTTTCAATGGGGCCCATATCTACGGCGTTTGCAGCTATGGTCAACTAAGGTGTCTCGATGCGAGTAATGGCCGACGTCTCTGGGAAACTGAAAAAGCGACCGGTAAGGGGCGCTGGTGGAATGCATTCATTATCCCGCATGAAGATCGCTACTTTTTACACAATGAACAAGGTGATTTAATTATTGCTAATTTGACTCCAAAGGGCTATGAAGAAATCAGCCGCGCCAAATTGATTGAACCCACGCGTCGCGTTCAACGCAGAATGACTATCTGGTCTCACCCAGCCTTTGCTTTAAAAAGTGTCTTCGCCAGGAATGATAAAGAGATCGTGAGAGTGGATCTATCGGCAAAGTAG
- a CDS encoding Ldh family oxidoreductase, translating to MSLDHFAPPQDRSQEVLIPLEPLKELLVKIFVRMGMFEVEAEVVADRLIEADLRGIHSHGSRTAERYLEAMDMGDIDPRAQILTTIETPAIAVLDGSNAMGHVAATRAMELAIKKASEVGTGTVTVHNSHHFGAAAVYVLMAVEAGMIGYCTTNTGRATVAAHGSTQGATANNAISWGVPTREGAPFVLDMACAKTSWGKLDTLAIYGLPIPPGYALDQEGNETTDTTAAKTLLPAAGPRGYGLAMISSILTGALTGGRLPINKTKAPEIEGSEHFFYVIDLKQFVSEERFHEELNSASEAIRQLSPAEEHDRVRLPGELEWEQTERVLKEGLHVHQDHATLLKELAKRVNYEVPW from the coding sequence ATGTCGTTGGATCATTTTGCGCCTCCTCAGGATCGATCCCAGGAAGTTCTGATTCCCCTGGAACCGCTTAAGGAATTACTTGTCAAAATTTTTGTGCGGATGGGGATGTTTGAAGTTGAGGCAGAGGTTGTAGCAGACCGATTGATTGAAGCCGATCTGCGTGGCATACATTCGCATGGGAGCCGTACAGCAGAGCGTTATCTTGAAGCGATGGATATGGGTGATATCGATCCTCGTGCACAAATTTTAACAACCATTGAAACTCCTGCGATTGCTGTTTTGGATGGTAGTAATGCCATGGGGCATGTTGCCGCAACACGTGCGATGGAATTGGCGATTAAAAAAGCGTCTGAAGTAGGTACGGGAACCGTTACCGTTCACAACAGCCATCATTTTGGGGCCGCTGCCGTTTATGTGTTAATGGCGGTCGAAGCTGGTATGATTGGTTATTGCACGACAAATACTGGTAGAGCGACCGTGGCCGCTCATGGAAGTACACAAGGAGCTACTGCGAATAACGCCATTTCCTGGGGAGTTCCCACAAGAGAAGGGGCTCCATTTGTATTGGATATGGCTTGCGCCAAAACCTCATGGGGAAAGCTGGATACACTGGCCATCTATGGTTTACCGATCCCACCCGGTTATGCTCTGGATCAGGAGGGCAATGAAACGACTGATACGACAGCAGCCAAAACGCTTCTCCCCGCAGCTGGGCCCCGTGGATATGGATTAGCTATGATCAGCTCGATTCTTACCGGTGCGTTGACTGGAGGGAGGCTGCCTATCAACAAAACAAAAGCCCCTGAGATCGAAGGATCAGAACATTTTTTCTATGTGATTGACCTTAAACAATTTGTTTCAGAAGAGCGATTTCATGAAGAACTGAATTCTGCGTCAGAAGCCATTCGCCAGTTGAGCCCTGCTGAAGAACATGACCGGGTCAGGTTACCTGGAGAATTGGAGTGGGAACAGACTGAGCGTGTACTTAAAGAAGGCTTGCATGTCCATCAAGACCATGCCACTCTATTGAAAGAGCTAGCTAAACGTGTGAATTATGAGGTTCCCTGGTGA
- a CDS encoding thioredoxin family protein: MIAASRQFVSLLLISICFICSSNAELFAGKYNPVLSVGDQAPAWNKLPATDGKLYSSDSFKNKEVLVIAFTCNSCPYAVDYEDRLNRLAQKYAAKDSPVAVIAVNVNLVPADSLEKMKEQAEKKQFVFPYLFDASQKIGQEFGATRTPEFFVLNKARNVIYMGAMDDATDASKVKKQYVSLAIEAALKGKEPEMKETIAIGCNVRYKRIRRKN; the protein is encoded by the coding sequence ATGATAGCTGCTTCACGACAGTTTGTTTCACTTCTGTTGATTTCAATTTGTTTCATTTGCTCATCAAACGCAGAATTATTTGCGGGTAAATATAATCCTGTGCTCAGTGTGGGAGATCAGGCTCCTGCCTGGAACAAACTGCCTGCTACCGATGGGAAGTTGTATTCCAGCGATTCATTTAAGAACAAAGAGGTATTGGTGATCGCGTTTACCTGCAACAGCTGTCCTTATGCCGTTGACTACGAAGACCGACTGAATCGCTTGGCCCAAAAGTACGCAGCCAAAGATTCTCCGGTCGCGGTCATTGCAGTTAATGTGAATCTGGTCCCCGCAGACAGTCTGGAGAAGATGAAAGAACAGGCCGAAAAAAAACAATTCGTATTCCCCTACTTATTTGATGCATCTCAAAAAATCGGACAGGAATTCGGAGCCACCCGCACACCTGAATTTTTTGTTTTAAACAAAGCGCGGAACGTCATCTACATGGGAGCTATGGATGACGCTACCGACGCCAGCAAGGTTAAAAAACAATATGTCTCATTGGCCATCGAGGCTGCTTTAAAGGGGAAGGAGCCGGAAATGAAGGAAACCATTGCGATTGGCTGCAATGTTCGTTACAAACGCATTCGTAGAAAAAATTAG